In one Cloacibacillus porcorum genomic region, the following are encoded:
- a CDS encoding S8 family serine peptidase — protein MKSKNFFVVFVVVLALAVLSCGAWAVQEPEYAEGEAIVVIRGASPLICGVRSLTEENMRSTAASAATRSGGSVIQLFSPVEETPSAATEARSARAAAGGRLTVAHLRAAEGESTEEFVARLKKDPDVVSAMPNYIVRCQAAKIPNDPLWPRQWGPAAIKAPEVWRHGTGTAETVVAVIDSGVIYDHPDLKDNMFVFSKELADKMCAESGGIISGDFAGSHGAWYHSKIHYGYDSKSDPYQAVPIGPAPTIDGKISDIDSGVLETMSRIGDVTGHGTHVAGIIGAVGNNGTGVSGLNWKVRILPVNVFSYNIMYRTQVETSDIIRGIDFILAAKRAGANIRAVNMSLGMWASPLEMEGSAYDLKIKEMSDADILVCIAAGNDREDIDAPKNVSFKGMRPYPACFKYDNTLTVGALKEENGGLLPDTSYTNYSTSGKWVDIFAPGTGVLSTCRTTELLSEVFDASGYLSTFGTSMAAPHVAGAAALLFSFDQSKSAGEVKKMLLDGADGKTAKEGYSAYGALDLNGAWEKGFGGTPVTPVSPDVDTSGDILSVLAELPADISQLTEIFSEDQLVGTEEGLYLDFDIVGRAVSGLGGREIEDISLFPVFRLSDGAMTDGRLCAAAFELDGTDFREGGSREDIAVCKIKPDGTMLEYQWAAGENEYVNGRYTILDEAGNIFHGRFDGVKKYTVVLFIADNGDFDLDNRAGVIVDPTAIATFKKYEKENSGGGCSAAGVGVSLLAALIFAIPAVLRRKG, from the coding sequence ATGAAAAGCAAAAACTTTTTCGTCGTATTTGTTGTTGTTTTGGCGCTGGCTGTTCTCTCCTGCGGAGCATGGGCCGTGCAGGAACCGGAATATGCCGAGGGTGAGGCGATCGTCGTGATAAGGGGCGCTTCGCCGCTTATCTGTGGCGTGAGATCCCTCACGGAAGAGAATATGAGGTCGACGGCCGCCTCCGCCGCGACGCGGTCCGGCGGCAGCGTGATACAGCTGTTCAGTCCGGTAGAGGAAACGCCATCCGCCGCCACGGAGGCGCGGAGCGCGCGCGCCGCCGCTGGCGGACGTCTCACCGTGGCGCACCTGCGTGCCGCGGAGGGTGAGAGTACGGAGGAATTCGTCGCGCGCCTGAAGAAAGACCCCGATGTCGTCAGCGCGATGCCGAACTACATCGTGCGCTGCCAAGCGGCTAAGATCCCGAACGATCCTCTGTGGCCGCGGCAATGGGGGCCAGCGGCGATAAAGGCCCCCGAAGTCTGGCGTCATGGCACGGGAACGGCGGAGACGGTGGTCGCCGTTATCGACAGCGGCGTCATATACGACCATCCTGACCTGAAGGACAACATGTTCGTCTTTAGCAAAGAGCTGGCCGATAAGATGTGCGCGGAGAGCGGCGGTATCATCAGCGGAGACTTTGCGGGCAGCCACGGCGCTTGGTATCACAGCAAGATTCATTATGGTTATGATTCCAAAAGTGATCCATATCAGGCCGTCCCGATAGGCCCCGCCCCGACGATTGACGGCAAGATCAGCGATATCGACAGCGGAGTACTGGAGACGATGAGCCGTATCGGCGACGTAACGGGCCACGGCACGCATGTCGCCGGCATCATCGGCGCGGTGGGAAACAATGGAACCGGCGTATCCGGATTAAACTGGAAGGTGAGGATACTCCCGGTGAATGTATTCTCCTACAACATTATGTACCGCACGCAGGTGGAGACTTCGGATATTATCCGCGGCATCGACTTCATACTAGCCGCGAAGCGCGCCGGCGCGAATATCCGCGCCGTCAACATGTCGCTTGGCATGTGGGCCTCCCCGTTGGAGATGGAGGGCAGCGCCTATGATCTCAAGATAAAGGAGATGAGCGACGCGGATATCCTCGTCTGCATCGCGGCGGGTAACGATAGGGAGGATATTGATGCTCCCAAGAACGTTAGTTTTAAAGGCATGCGTCCTTATCCCGCCTGCTTTAAATATGACAACACTCTGACGGTGGGTGCGCTTAAGGAAGAAAACGGCGGTCTGCTGCCGGATACCTCTTATACCAACTACAGCACCAGCGGAAAGTGGGTGGATATCTTCGCTCCCGGCACCGGCGTGCTCTCCACCTGCCGCACGACCGAACTGCTCAGCGAGGTGTTTGACGCCTCCGGCTATCTCTCCACCTTCGGTACCTCGATGGCCGCGCCGCATGTGGCGGGCGCGGCGGCGCTGCTATTTTCCTTCGATCAGTCAAAGAGCGCCGGCGAGGTAAAGAAGATGCTGCTGGATGGAGCTGACGGCAAGACCGCGAAAGAGGGCTACTCCGCATACGGCGCGCTTGACCTGAACGGCGCGTGGGAAAAGGGCTTTGGCGGCACGCCGGTGACGCCGGTATCGCCCGATGTGGATACTTCGGGTGATATTTTATCGGTGCTCGCGGAGCTGCCTGCGGATATCTCTCAGCTGACGGAAATATTCTCCGAAGATCAGCTCGTCGGCACCGAGGAGGGCCTTTACCTTGATTTCGACATTGTCGGCAGAGCGGTCTCCGGTCTCGGCGGCAGGGAGATAGAGGATATCTCGCTCTTCCCCGTATTCAGGCTTTCTGATGGCGCGATGACGGATGGACGGCTCTGCGCGGCGGCCTTTGAACTTGACGGGACGGATTTCCGCGAAGGCGGCTCACGTGAGGATATAGCCGTATGCAAGATAAAGCCTGACGGCACAATGCTGGAATATCAATGGGCGGCGGGGGAGAATGAATACGTAAATGGCCGTTACACAATACTTGACGAAGCGGGTAATATATTCCACGGGCGCTTTGATGGCGTGAAGAAGTACACTGTAGTTCTCTTCATTGCGGATAACGGTGATTTCGACCTCGACAATAGGGCGGGCGTGATCGTCGATCCCACGGCGATCGCAACCTTTAAGAAATATGAAAAAGAAAACAGCGGCGGCGGATGCAGTGCTGCGGGGGTGGGTGTATCTTTGCTCGCCGCGCTCATATTTGCGATTCCCGCCGTCCTTCGCAGGAAGGGATGA